Proteins from a genomic interval of Xanthomonas sp. AM6:
- a CDS encoding bifunctional 4-hydroxy-2-oxoglutarate aldolase/2-dehydro-3-deoxy-phosphogluconate aldolase produces the protein MTIAEHQNTAEALLRAAGILPVVTVHTLDEARRVSAALLEGGLPAIELTLRTPVAMDALAMLKRELPDIKIGAGTVLSETQLQQSIDAGADFIVTPGTPPALADALARAPLPVVPGAATPTELLALMARGFRVCKLFPASAVGGLAMLKGLAGPLAELKLCPTGGIGESTAAEYLAQPNVVCIGGSWMVPKDWLANGEWDKVRESAAKAAEIVRGIRD, from the coding sequence ATGACGATTGCCGAACACCAGAACACCGCCGAAGCGCTGCTGCGCGCCGCCGGCATCCTGCCGGTTGTCACCGTCCACACCCTGGACGAGGCGCGCCGCGTCTCCGCCGCGCTGCTCGAAGGCGGCCTGCCCGCGATCGAGCTGACCCTGCGCACGCCGGTGGCGATGGACGCGCTGGCGATGCTCAAGCGCGAGCTGCCGGACATCAAGATCGGCGCCGGCACCGTGCTCAGCGAGACCCAGCTGCAGCAGTCGATCGACGCCGGCGCCGACTTCATCGTCACCCCGGGCACGCCGCCGGCGCTGGCCGACGCATTGGCGCGGGCGCCGCTGCCGGTGGTGCCGGGCGCGGCCACCCCGACCGAGCTGCTGGCGCTGATGGCGCGCGGCTTCCGCGTATGCAAGCTGTTCCCGGCCTCGGCGGTCGGCGGCCTGGCCATGCTCAAGGGCCTGGCCGGCCCGCTGGCGGAGCTGAAGCTGTGCCCCACCGGCGGCATCGGCGAAAGCACCGCCGCCGAGTACCTGGCGCAGCCGAACGTGGTCTGCATCGGCGGCTCGTGGATGGTGCCCAAGGACTGGCTGGCCAACGGCGAGTGGGACAAAGTGCGGGAGAGCGCGGCGAAGGCGGCGGAGATCGTGCGCGGGATTAGGGATTAG
- a CDS encoding discoidin domain-containing protein — translation MLGLAAAHAFAAAPTAPLALDGFNNLDNWQIVVSNQVTASTRLVQAASGGRAKAICLDYDFNGVSGYAGIRRALPVEYPDNYQLSFQLRGDSPSNDLQFKLVDASGDNVWWVNRPRYEFPKQWTAVAFKKRQIEKAWGPSPEKELKRSAQIEFTIYNQVGGKGTVCFDQLALTPLPPQDTSPLAVKVSADTAPALEQRIADGKADTVWYSGNAKTQTIMLDLGKVREFGGAKLQWAPGVYASRYRLQGSADGRSWRDLRSVTAGNGGTDWLPMPETEARYVRIDLEDGPSFRYGIADIALQPLAFAATPNDFVKSVAADSTRGWFPRGFSGEQPYWTIVGLDGGREQGLVGEDGAIEVGKGGFSIEPFLLLDGKRLSWADVKTAQSLQDDYLPIPSVDWSHDDAGLRITAFVQGTPEQAQLVARYRLSNPSKKPHDYTLALAVRPFQVNPPSQFLNTVGGASPIHLLTVNGAQVEVNGEPRVFAVQKPDAAYATAFDAGIDVERLAADTAALPQQAQDADGLASGALLYRGRLAPGETREVALLIPQTGAQALPAGFDPAKAQQLVAAQWREKLDRVQLRVPAEGKALADTLRTALAHMLISRIGPRLQPGTRSYSRSWIRDGAMISEGLLRLGRADVAREYLEWYAPYQFANGMVPCCVDDRGSDPVPENDSHGELIFGIADYYRYSGDRAFLEKMWPNVLAAYEYMEQLRLSERTEDNRARNPAFYGMMPVSISHEGYSAKPMHSYWDNFWALRGYKDAVAIAAELGRIDDAARFAASRDQFRQDLYASLDSATQQHHIDFLPGSAELGDFDPTSSTIALAPGGEQGRLPPQLLGNTFERYWGEFVSRRDGKREWKDYTPYEWRNVAAFVRLGWRERAWDATQFFFKDRAPQPWNQWAEVVSRTPRKPFFVGDLPHAWVGSDFVRSVLDMFAYARDVDDSLVLAAGVPAAWFDGKGIAIQDLRTPQGELSYQLRRQKNRLTLSIDGGLRVPSGGLVLPWPYPDEPGRTQINGEAAQWEHGELRIRSLPADVQVEVR, via the coding sequence ATGCTGGGACTGGCGGCGGCGCACGCCTTCGCCGCGGCGCCGACCGCGCCGCTGGCGCTGGACGGCTTCAACAACCTGGACAACTGGCAGATCGTCGTCTCCAACCAGGTCACCGCCTCGACCCGGCTGGTGCAGGCCGCCAGCGGCGGCCGCGCCAAGGCGATCTGCCTGGACTACGACTTCAACGGCGTCTCCGGCTACGCCGGCATCCGCCGCGCGCTGCCGGTCGAGTATCCGGACAACTACCAGCTCTCGTTCCAGCTGCGCGGCGATTCGCCGAGCAACGACCTGCAGTTCAAGCTGGTCGACGCCAGCGGCGACAACGTGTGGTGGGTCAACCGGCCGCGCTACGAGTTCCCCAAGCAATGGACCGCGGTCGCTTTCAAGAAACGGCAGATCGAGAAGGCCTGGGGACCGAGCCCGGAGAAGGAGCTCAAGCGCAGCGCGCAGATCGAGTTCACCATCTACAACCAGGTCGGCGGCAAGGGCACGGTGTGCTTCGACCAGCTGGCGCTGACCCCGCTGCCGCCGCAGGACACCTCGCCGCTGGCGGTGAAGGTCAGCGCCGACACCGCGCCGGCGCTGGAGCAGCGCATCGCCGACGGCAAGGCGGACACGGTGTGGTACAGCGGCAACGCCAAGACCCAGACCATCATGCTGGACCTGGGCAAGGTGCGCGAGTTCGGCGGCGCCAAGCTGCAGTGGGCGCCGGGCGTGTACGCATCGCGCTACAGGCTGCAGGGCTCGGCCGACGGCCGCAGCTGGCGCGACCTGCGCAGCGTCACCGCCGGCAACGGCGGCACCGACTGGCTGCCGATGCCGGAGACCGAGGCGCGCTACGTGCGCATCGACCTGGAGGACGGCCCCAGCTTCCGCTACGGCATCGCCGACATCGCGCTGCAGCCGCTGGCCTTCGCCGCCACCCCGAACGATTTCGTCAAGTCGGTGGCGGCCGACTCCACCCGCGGCTGGTTCCCGCGCGGCTTCAGCGGCGAGCAGCCGTACTGGACCATCGTCGGCCTGGACGGCGGCCGCGAGCAGGGCCTGGTCGGCGAGGACGGCGCGATCGAGGTCGGCAAGGGCGGTTTCAGCATCGAGCCGTTCCTGCTGCTGGACGGCAAGCGCCTGAGCTGGGCCGACGTGAAGACCGCGCAGAGCCTGCAGGACGACTACCTGCCGATCCCGAGCGTGGACTGGAGCCACGACGATGCCGGCCTGCGCATCACCGCCTTCGTCCAGGGCACGCCCGAGCAGGCGCAGCTGGTCGCGCGCTACCGGCTCAGCAACCCCAGCAAGAAGCCGCACGACTACACCCTGGCGCTGGCGGTGCGGCCGTTCCAGGTGAACCCGCCCAGCCAGTTCCTCAATACCGTCGGCGGGGCCAGCCCGATCCATTTGCTGACGGTCAACGGCGCGCAGGTGGAGGTCAACGGCGAGCCGCGCGTGTTCGCGGTGCAGAAACCCGACGCCGCCTACGCCACCGCGTTCGACGCCGGCATCGACGTGGAGCGGCTGGCCGCCGACACCGCGGCGCTGCCGCAGCAGGCGCAGGACGCGGACGGCCTGGCCTCCGGCGCACTGCTGTACCGCGGGCGCCTGGCCCCGGGCGAAACGCGCGAGGTGGCGTTGCTGATCCCGCAGACCGGCGCGCAGGCGCTGCCGGCCGGTTTCGACCCGGCCAAGGCGCAGCAACTGGTGGCCGCGCAATGGCGCGAGAAACTGGACCGGGTGCAGCTGCGCGTGCCGGCCGAGGGCAAGGCGCTGGCCGACACGCTGCGCACTGCGCTGGCGCACATGCTGATCTCGCGCATCGGGCCGCGCCTGCAGCCGGGCACGCGCTCGTATTCGCGCAGCTGGATCCGCGACGGCGCGATGATCTCCGAAGGCCTGCTGCGCCTGGGCCGCGCCGACGTGGCGCGCGAGTACCTGGAGTGGTACGCGCCGTACCAGTTCGCCAACGGCATGGTGCCGTGCTGCGTGGACGACCGCGGCAGCGACCCGGTGCCGGAGAACGACAGCCACGGCGAGCTGATCTTCGGCATCGCCGACTACTACCGCTACAGCGGCGACCGCGCGTTCCTGGAAAAGATGTGGCCGAACGTGCTGGCCGCCTACGAGTACATGGAGCAGTTGCGCCTGAGCGAGCGCACCGAGGACAACCGCGCGCGCAACCCGGCGTTCTACGGGATGATGCCGGTGTCGATCAGCCACGAAGGCTATTCGGCCAAGCCGATGCACTCGTACTGGGACAACTTCTGGGCGCTGCGCGGCTACAAGGACGCGGTGGCGATCGCCGCCGAGCTGGGCCGGATCGACGATGCGGCGCGCTTCGCCGCTTCTCGCGACCAGTTCCGCCAGGACCTGTACGCCTCGCTGGACAGCGCCACCCAGCAGCACCACATCGACTTCCTGCCGGGCTCGGCGGAACTGGGCGATTTCGACCCCACCTCCAGCACCATCGCGCTGGCGCCGGGCGGCGAGCAGGGACGGCTGCCGCCGCAGCTGCTGGGCAACACCTTCGAGCGCTACTGGGGCGAATTCGTGAGCCGCCGCGACGGCAAGCGCGAGTGGAAGGACTACACCCCGTACGAATGGCGCAACGTCGCCGCGTTCGTGCGCCTGGGCTGGCGCGAGCGCGCCTGGGACGCGACCCAGTTCTTCTTCAAGGACCGCGCCCCGCAGCCCTGGAACCAGTGGGCCGAGGTGGTCTCGCGCACGCCGCGCAAGCCGTTCTTCGTCGGCGACCTGCCGCATGCCTGGGTGGGCTCGGACTTCGTGCGCTCGGTGCTGGACATGTTCGCCTACGCGCGCGACGTCGACGACAGCCTGGTGCTGGCGGCCGGCGTGCCGGCGGCGTGGTTCGACGGCAAGGGCATCGCGATCCAGGACCTGCGCACCCCGCAGGGCGAACTGAGCTACCAGCTGCGGCGGCAGAAGAACCGCCTCACCCTGAGCATCGACGGCGGCCTGCGCGTGCCCAGCGGCGGCCTGGTGCTGCCGTGGCCGTACCCGGACGAACCCGGCCGCACCCAGATCAACGGCGAAGCGGCGCAGTGGGAACACGGCGAACTGCGGATCCGGTCGCTGCCGGCGGATGTGCAGGTCGAGGTGCGGTGA
- a CDS encoding carbohydrate ABC transporter permease, whose product MSREIGASRWNTLLVNGGLLLLALVSLAPLLWMVSVSFMPAGQASRFPPPLLPTGPTLANYGELFSRTGMARNFANSLLVSCAITFGSLLINTMAGYAFAKLRFVGKERIFQILLAALVIPAQVAMLPLFLLMKQLHLVNNFGGVVVPALATVFGIFLVRQYARSIPDELLEAARIDGAGELRIFFQIVLPMLKPVLVTLTIFTFMAAWNDFMWPLIVLTDQEHYTLPVALAALSREHIMDVEMMMAGAVVTVIPVLALFLALQRYYIQGLLLGSVKG is encoded by the coding sequence ATGAGCCGCGAGATCGGCGCCTCGCGCTGGAACACGCTGCTGGTCAACGGCGGGCTGCTGCTGCTGGCGCTGGTCAGCCTGGCGCCGTTGCTGTGGATGGTGTCGGTGTCGTTCATGCCGGCCGGGCAGGCCAGCCGCTTCCCGCCGCCGCTGCTGCCGACCGGCCCGACCCTGGCCAACTACGGCGAGCTGTTCTCGCGCACCGGCATGGCGCGCAACTTCGCCAACAGCCTGCTGGTGTCGTGCGCGATCACCTTCGGCTCGCTGCTGATCAACACCATGGCCGGCTACGCCTTCGCCAAGCTGCGCTTCGTCGGCAAGGAGCGGATCTTCCAGATCCTGCTGGCGGCGCTGGTGATCCCGGCGCAGGTAGCGATGCTGCCGCTGTTCCTGCTGATGAAGCAGCTGCACCTGGTCAACAACTTCGGCGGGGTGGTGGTGCCGGCGCTGGCCACGGTGTTCGGCATCTTCCTGGTGCGCCAGTACGCGCGCTCGATCCCGGACGAACTGCTGGAGGCGGCGCGCATCGACGGCGCCGGCGAACTGCGCATCTTCTTCCAGATCGTGCTGCCGATGCTCAAGCCGGTGCTGGTGACGCTGACCATCTTCACCTTCATGGCCGCGTGGAACGACTTCATGTGGCCGCTGATCGTGCTGACCGACCAGGAGCACTACACCTTGCCGGTGGCGCTGGCGGCGCTGTCGCGCGAGCACATCATGGACGTGGAGATGATGATGGCCGGCGCGGTGGTGACGGTGATCCCGGTGCTGGCGCTGTTCCTGGCGCTGCAGCGCTACTACATCCAGGGCCTGTTGCTGGGCAGCGTGAAGGGGTGA
- a CDS encoding sugar ABC transporter permease produces MKRGSLAGWLFAGPALIVIGVFFGLPVLSALALSVTDFDLYALADSNHLRFVGFGNYIELLQTQMFWKSLWNTTYFVIVGVPLSIGASLGAALLLNAPVARFKPLFRTALFAPVVTTLVAVAVIWRYLFHTSYGLVNYGLSHLGIGPVDWLGDPHWAMPTIMLFAVWKNFGYNMVIFLAGLQGIPQDLYEAARIDGASKWRQFLHITLPMLGPVLLVVGVITVSGYFQLFAEPYVMTRGDPLQSTVSVLYFMFEEGFKWWNLGRASAVAFLLFLIILGVTSVMLRFGRKKDLV; encoded by the coding sequence ATGAAGCGCGGTTCCCTGGCCGGCTGGCTGTTCGCCGGGCCGGCGCTGATCGTGATCGGCGTGTTCTTCGGCCTGCCGGTGCTGTCGGCGCTGGCGCTGAGCGTCACCGACTTCGACCTGTACGCGCTGGCCGACAGCAACCACCTGCGCTTCGTCGGCTTCGGCAACTACATCGAGTTGCTGCAGACGCAGATGTTCTGGAAGTCGCTGTGGAACACCACCTACTTCGTCATCGTCGGCGTGCCGCTGTCGATCGGCGCCTCGCTGGGCGCGGCATTGCTGCTCAACGCGCCGGTGGCGCGGTTCAAGCCGCTGTTCCGCACCGCGCTGTTCGCGCCGGTGGTGACCACGCTGGTGGCGGTGGCGGTGATCTGGCGCTACCTGTTCCACACCAGCTACGGCCTGGTCAACTACGGCCTGAGCCACCTGGGCATCGGCCCGGTCGACTGGCTGGGCGATCCGCACTGGGCGATGCCGACGATCATGCTGTTCGCGGTATGGAAGAACTTCGGCTACAACATGGTGATCTTCCTGGCCGGCCTGCAGGGCATCCCGCAGGACCTGTACGAGGCCGCGCGCATCGACGGCGCCTCGAAGTGGCGGCAGTTCCTGCACATCACCCTGCCGATGCTGGGGCCGGTGCTGCTGGTGGTCGGGGTGATCACCGTATCCGGCTACTTCCAGCTGTTCGCCGAACCCTACGTGATGACCCGCGGCGACCCGCTGCAGAGCACGGTCAGCGTGCTGTACTTCATGTTCGAGGAAGGCTTCAAGTGGTGGAACCTCGGCCGCGCGTCGGCGGTGGCGTTCCTGCTGTTCCTGATCATCCTGGGAGTGACCTCCGTGATGTTGCGCTTCGGCCGCAAGAAGGACCTGGTATGA
- a CDS encoding sugar ABC transporter substrate-binding protein: protein MTRRWLLLGMLMLALCGCARAPQGEVVRFWAMGREAEVVAELIPEFEKENPGIRVDIQNIPWTAAHEKLLTAFAADGLPDVCQLGNTWIPEFAALDTLQPLQPYVDQSKVVDPKDYFAGIWDTSVIDGQLYGVPWYVDTRLLFYRKDMLRDAGVEKLPQTWAEWEQAMAAVKRHVGPKRYAILMPINEFEQQLSLGLQLDDPLLRDHNNYGNFRSPGFRKALGFYANMFEQDWAPKMSETQISNVWDEFFNGFYAFYISGPWNIREFRKLEPAALKGQWGTMPLPGPDGPGAGIAGGTSLVIFRKSQQKDAAWKLIEFLSRPQTQARFHALIGDMPPRRSTWAYPSLANDPLAHAFRDQLERVKPAPKVLEWERIVQEMRLVTERVVRGGESQEKAVQDLDKRVDEILEKRRWIYQQQHPQAAATAPAAGAAP, encoded by the coding sequence ATGACCCGTCGCTGGCTGCTGCTGGGCATGCTGATGCTGGCCCTGTGCGGCTGCGCGCGCGCGCCGCAGGGCGAGGTGGTGCGGTTCTGGGCGATGGGCCGCGAGGCCGAGGTGGTGGCCGAGCTGATCCCCGAGTTCGAGAAGGAGAACCCCGGCATCCGCGTGGACATCCAGAACATCCCGTGGACCGCCGCGCACGAGAAGCTGCTGACCGCCTTCGCCGCCGACGGCCTGCCGGACGTGTGCCAGCTCGGCAACACCTGGATCCCCGAATTCGCCGCGTTGGACACGCTGCAGCCGCTGCAGCCCTACGTCGACCAGTCCAAGGTGGTCGATCCGAAGGACTACTTCGCCGGCATCTGGGACACCAGCGTCATCGACGGCCAGCTGTACGGGGTGCCGTGGTACGTGGACACGCGCCTGCTGTTCTACCGCAAGGACATGCTCAGGGACGCCGGCGTGGAGAAGTTGCCGCAGACCTGGGCCGAGTGGGAACAGGCCATGGCCGCGGTGAAGCGGCACGTGGGGCCCAAGCGCTACGCGATCCTGATGCCGATCAACGAGTTCGAGCAGCAGCTGTCGCTGGGCCTGCAGCTGGACGATCCGCTGCTGCGCGACCACAACAACTACGGCAACTTCCGCAGCCCGGGCTTCCGCAAGGCGCTGGGCTTCTACGCCAACATGTTCGAGCAGGACTGGGCGCCGAAGATGTCCGAGACCCAGATCTCCAACGTCTGGGACGAGTTCTTCAACGGCTTCTACGCGTTCTACATCTCCGGGCCGTGGAACATCCGCGAGTTCCGCAAGCTGGAGCCGGCCGCGCTGAAAGGGCAGTGGGGCACGATGCCGCTGCCGGGCCCGGACGGTCCGGGCGCCGGCATCGCCGGCGGCACCAGCCTGGTGATCTTCCGCAAGTCGCAGCAGAAGGACGCGGCCTGGAAGCTGATCGAGTTCCTGTCGCGGCCGCAGACGCAGGCGCGCTTCCATGCGCTGATCGGCGACATGCCGCCGCGGCGCAGCACCTGGGCGTATCCGTCGCTGGCCAACGATCCGCTGGCGCATGCGTTCCGCGACCAGCTGGAGCGGGTCAAGCCGGCGCCGAAGGTGCTGGAATGGGAGCGCATCGTGCAGGAAATGCGGCTGGTCACCGAGCGCGTGGTGCGCGGCGGCGAAAGCCAGGAGAAGGCGGTGCAGGACCTGGACAAGCGCGTGGACGAGATCCTGGAGAAGCGGCGCTGGATCTACCAGCAGCAGCATCCGCAGGCGGCGGCGACGGCCCCGGCCGCGGGAGCGGCGCCATGA
- a CDS encoding glucoamylase family protein, protein MMKQRVFVRFSLMLTIAVGVLLTSCKKTEEPAVADKKPVKVILIEAELPPKLVKPELPPLFDDIERRTFQFFWDTTNEQNGMAVDRYPSRPFASIASIGFALTVYPLGYENGWISREQAVQRTLTTLRFLRDVPVGPQRTGRAGYKGFYYHFLDMQKGLRYDQWVELSSVDTALLMMGVLFAQSYYEGDSADEKEIRQIADTLYRRVDWKWMQQRTPLITMGWYPERGFIQHDWMGYNEGMMVYLLALGSPTHPVEPDAWLEWTRTYNKDWGVYYGQEYLAFGPLFAHQYNHVWIDFRDIQDQYMREHGIDYFLNSRRATLAQREYAIDNPMKWKEYGENVWGLTASDGPQNTTQDYRGEQRQFFHYRTRGAGLFEAFDDGTIAPTAAVSSIVFAPEVVIPATQEMHKRFGDYIYSSYGFLDSFNPSFNYDIPLKTGRMLPNRGWVAGDYIGIDQGAIVTMIANYRNEFVWNVMKKNKYLRTGLERAGFSGGWLTPEGETQSLPKKDEQAAVARALGIAESRAASAEAQPNPAQRQPQQQPE, encoded by the coding sequence ATGATGAAGCAGCGCGTTTTCGTACGCTTTTCGCTGATGCTGACGATCGCGGTCGGCGTGTTGTTGACGTCGTGCAAGAAAACCGAGGAACCGGCCGTTGCGGACAAGAAACCGGTGAAAGTGATCCTGATCGAAGCCGAACTGCCCCCCAAGCTGGTCAAACCCGAATTGCCGCCGCTGTTCGACGATATCGAACGGCGCACCTTCCAGTTCTTCTGGGACACCACCAACGAGCAGAACGGCATGGCGGTGGACCGCTACCCGTCGCGCCCGTTCGCCTCCATCGCCTCCATCGGCTTTGCGCTCACCGTGTATCCGCTCGGCTACGAGAACGGCTGGATCAGCCGCGAGCAGGCGGTGCAACGCACCCTGACCACGCTGCGCTTCCTGCGCGACGTGCCGGTCGGCCCGCAGCGCACCGGCCGCGCCGGCTACAAGGGCTTCTACTACCACTTCCTGGACATGCAGAAAGGCCTGCGCTACGACCAGTGGGTGGAACTGTCCAGCGTGGACACCGCGCTGCTGATGATGGGCGTGCTGTTCGCGCAGTCCTATTACGAGGGCGACAGCGCCGATGAGAAGGAGATCCGCCAGATCGCCGACACGCTGTACCGCCGCGTGGACTGGAAGTGGATGCAGCAGCGCACGCCGCTGATCACGATGGGCTGGTATCCCGAGCGCGGGTTCATCCAGCACGACTGGATGGGCTACAACGAAGGCATGATGGTCTACCTGCTGGCGCTGGGCTCGCCGACCCATCCGGTGGAACCCGACGCGTGGCTGGAGTGGACCCGCACCTACAACAAGGACTGGGGCGTGTACTACGGCCAGGAATACCTGGCGTTCGGGCCGCTGTTCGCGCACCAGTACAACCACGTCTGGATCGACTTCCGCGACATCCAGGACCAGTACATGCGCGAGCACGGCATCGACTACTTCCTCAACAGCCGCCGCGCCACGCTGGCGCAGCGCGAGTACGCCATCGACAACCCGATGAAGTGGAAGGAGTACGGCGAGAACGTGTGGGGCCTGACCGCCAGCGACGGCCCGCAGAACACCACCCAGGACTACCGCGGCGAGCAGCGCCAGTTCTTCCACTACCGCACCCGCGGCGCCGGGCTGTTCGAGGCCTTCGACGACGGCACGATCGCGCCGACCGCGGCGGTGTCCTCGATCGTGTTCGCGCCGGAAGTGGTGATCCCGGCGACCCAGGAGATGCACAAGCGCTTCGGCGACTACATCTATTCCAGCTACGGCTTCCTGGATTCGTTCAACCCCAGCTTCAACTACGATATCCCGCTCAAGACCGGGCGCATGCTGCCCAACCGCGGCTGGGTGGCCGGCGACTACATCGGCATCGACCAGGGCGCGATCGTCACCATGATCGCCAACTACCGCAACGAGTTCGTCTGGAACGTGATGAAGAAGAACAAGTACCTGCGTACCGGCCTGGAACGCGCCGGCTTCAGCGGCGGCTGGCTGACCCCGGAAGGGGAGACCCAGTCGCTGCCGAAGAAGGACGAGCAGGCCGCCGTCGCGCGCGCGCTGGGCATCGCCGAGTCGCGCGCCGCGTCCGCCGAGGCGCAGCCCAATCCCGCGCAGCGCCAACCGCAGCAGCAGCCCGAATGA